The following proteins are co-located in the Paralichthys olivaceus isolate ysfri-2021 chromosome 10, ASM2471397v2, whole genome shotgun sequence genome:
- the pknox1.1 gene encoding homeobox protein PKNOX1.1 isoform X7: protein MTHRDNCGSRLLQPLVSVTKIGTQLQGVVKVDSDSEQKFEGTLAEVPSPATTEPQTPMDADKASIYRHPLFPLLALLFEKCEQSTLSSECITSASFDVDIENFVRNQEKEGKPFFSEDPELDNLMVKAIQVLRIHLLELEKVSDLCKDFCSRYIACLKTKMNSETLLSGEPGSPYSPVQGHAPSLSPTKSQNPSSISGTISPQGQIVVPASALQQGNVTVTAVNPTQVVAGMSSWHTTPPSGGTVYQPVTVVTPQGQVVTQTLSPGTIRVQNNQLQLQFHQDLNLFNHDDNSTKNKRGVLPKHATNVMRSWLFQHIGHPYPTEDEKKQIATQTNLTLLQVNNWFINARRRILQPMLDASSSDTPKTKKKTPQNRPLQRFWPDSIATGGGSQQHVTMPDGTMVTMNVESLHSLTSDGATLAVQQVMLGGHSEDESGDSGDEDDDADMAGLGLDNSDSLQ, encoded by the exons ATGACGCACCGCGACAACTGCGGGTCCCGATTGCTGCAGCCGCTTGTCAGTGTGACGAAGATTGGCACCCAG TTGCAAGGTGTGGTAAAAGTAGACAGTGATTCAGAGCAGAAGTTTGAGGGGACGTTGGCAGAGGTGCCCAGCCCGGCAACAACAGAGCCGCAGACACCCATGGACGCGGACAAAGCCTCCATATATCG ACATCCCCTGTTCCCTCTGTTGGCCCTGCTGTTTGAGAAGTGTGAACAGTCCACACTGAGCTCTGAATGCATTACCTCGGCAAGCTTTGATGTGGACATTGAGAACTTTGTCCGCAATCAGGAGAAAGAGGGCAAACCCTTCTTCAGCGAGGACCCTGAACTCGACAACTTG ATGGTTAAAGCCATCCAGGTGCTGAGGATTCacctgctggagctggagaaggtgAGTGACCTGTGCAAGGACTTCTGTAGCCGCTACATTGCCTGCCTCAAGACGAAGATGAACAGTGAGACATTGCTGAGTGGGGAGCCAGGAAGCCCATATTCCCCTGTACAAGGCCATGCCCCAAGCCTCTCACCCACCAAGTCCCAG AACCCCAGCTCCATCTCAGGGACCATCAGTCCCCAGGGTCAAATTGTGGTTCCAGCGTCAGCCCTACAGCAAGGGAATGTTACTGTGACAGCCGTCAACCCCACCCAGGTGGTCGCAGGTATGTCATCATGGCATACAACCCCTCCTTCAG gtggaaCAGTGTACCAGCCAGTTACAGTTGTAACTCCCCAGGGCCAGGTGGTGACACAGACACTTTCTCCCGGGACAATACGTGTCCAAAACAATCAG CTCCAACTGCAGTTTCACCAGGACTTGAATCTCTTTAATCATGATGACAACTCAACCAAGAACAAGCGTGGCGTTCTACCCAAACATGCCACCAATGTAATGCGCTCATGGCTCTTCCAGCACATTGGG CATCCATATCCAacagaggatgaaaagaaacagataGCTACTCAGACAAACCTGACACTTCTGCAAGTCAACAACTG GTTTATAAATGCACGGAGGCGGATCCTGCAGCCCATGTTGGACGCCAGCTCATCTGACACACCCAAAACCAAGAAGAAAACGCCTCAAAACCGGCCATTGCAGCGCTTCTGGCCTGATTCCATTGCAACTGGAGGAGGCAGCCAGCAGCATGTGACTATGCCAGATG GTACGATGGTGACGATGAATGTGGAAAGTCTACATAGCCTGACATCAGATGGTGCTACACTGGCGGTACAACAGGTGATGCTGGGAGGCCACAGTGAAGACGAGTCAGGAGACAGCGGAGATGAGGACGATGATGCAGACATGGCTGGGCTGGGCCTGGACAACAGCGACTCACTGCAGTAG
- the pknox1.1 gene encoding homeobox protein PKNOX1.1 isoform X1 translates to MSPPPHEYSLSERPSVPLRDDAPRQLRVPIAAAACQCDEDWHPGWPPVPAHYNAPVFAASAVNVMAAQSVSIDKYPKGEQQLQGVVKVDSDSEQKFEGTLAEVPSPATTEPQTPMDADKASIYRHPLFPLLALLFEKCEQSTLSSECITSASFDVDIENFVRNQEKEGKPFFSEDPELDNLMVKAIQVLRIHLLELEKVSDLCKDFCSRYIACLKTKMNSETLLSGEPGSPYSPVQGHAPSLSPTKSQANFARAYSVMQNPSSISGTISPQGQIVVPASALQQGNVTVTAVNPTQVVAGMSSWHTTPPSGGTVYQPVTVVTPQGQVVTQTLSPGTIRVQNNQLQLQFHQDLNLFNHDDNSTKNKRGVLPKHATNVMRSWLFQHIGHPYPTEDEKKQIATQTNLTLLQVNNWFINARRRILQPMLDASSSDTPKTKKKTPQNRPLQRFWPDSIATGGGSQQHVTMPDGTMVTMNVESLHSLTSDGATLAVQQVMLGGHSEDESGDSGDEDDDADMAGLGLDNSDSLQ, encoded by the exons ATGTCCCCGCCCCCTCACGAATATTCATTATCCGAGCGCCCCAGCGTGCCCTTACGTGATGACGCACCGCGACAACTGCGGGTCCCGATTGCTGCAGCCGCTTGTCAGTGTGACGAAGATTGGCACCCAG GTTGGCCACCTGTCCCTGCACACTATAATGCCCCAGTGTTTGCAGCATCTGCAGTGAACGTGATGGCAGCCCAGTCGGTTTCCATAGACAAGTATCCAAAGGGAGAGCAGCAG TTGCAAGGTGTGGTAAAAGTAGACAGTGATTCAGAGCAGAAGTTTGAGGGGACGTTGGCAGAGGTGCCCAGCCCGGCAACAACAGAGCCGCAGACACCCATGGACGCGGACAAAGCCTCCATATATCG ACATCCCCTGTTCCCTCTGTTGGCCCTGCTGTTTGAGAAGTGTGAACAGTCCACACTGAGCTCTGAATGCATTACCTCGGCAAGCTTTGATGTGGACATTGAGAACTTTGTCCGCAATCAGGAGAAAGAGGGCAAACCCTTCTTCAGCGAGGACCCTGAACTCGACAACTTG ATGGTTAAAGCCATCCAGGTGCTGAGGATTCacctgctggagctggagaaggtgAGTGACCTGTGCAAGGACTTCTGTAGCCGCTACATTGCCTGCCTCAAGACGAAGATGAACAGTGAGACATTGCTGAGTGGGGAGCCAGGAAGCCCATATTCCCCTGTACAAGGCCATGCCCCAAGCCTCTCACCCACCAAGTCCCAG GCCAATTTTGCACGTGCATACTCTGTGATGCAGAACCCCAGCTCCATCTCAGGGACCATCAGTCCCCAGGGTCAAATTGTGGTTCCAGCGTCAGCCCTACAGCAAGGGAATGTTACTGTGACAGCCGTCAACCCCACCCAGGTGGTCGCAGGTATGTCATCATGGCATACAACCCCTCCTTCAG gtggaaCAGTGTACCAGCCAGTTACAGTTGTAACTCCCCAGGGCCAGGTGGTGACACAGACACTTTCTCCCGGGACAATACGTGTCCAAAACAATCAG CTCCAACTGCAGTTTCACCAGGACTTGAATCTCTTTAATCATGATGACAACTCAACCAAGAACAAGCGTGGCGTTCTACCCAAACATGCCACCAATGTAATGCGCTCATGGCTCTTCCAGCACATTGGG CATCCATATCCAacagaggatgaaaagaaacagataGCTACTCAGACAAACCTGACACTTCTGCAAGTCAACAACTG GTTTATAAATGCACGGAGGCGGATCCTGCAGCCCATGTTGGACGCCAGCTCATCTGACACACCCAAAACCAAGAAGAAAACGCCTCAAAACCGGCCATTGCAGCGCTTCTGGCCTGATTCCATTGCAACTGGAGGAGGCAGCCAGCAGCATGTGACTATGCCAGATG GTACGATGGTGACGATGAATGTGGAAAGTCTACATAGCCTGACATCAGATGGTGCTACACTGGCGGTACAACAGGTGATGCTGGGAGGCCACAGTGAAGACGAGTCAGGAGACAGCGGAGATGAGGACGATGATGCAGACATGGCTGGGCTGGGCCTGGACAACAGCGACTCACTGCAGTAG
- the pknox1.1 gene encoding homeobox protein PKNOX1.1 isoform X2 yields MSPPPHEYSLSERPSVPLRDDAPRQLRVPIAAAACQCDEDWHPGWPPVPAHYNAPVFAASAVNVMAAQSVSIDKYPKGEQQLQGVVKVDSDSEQKFEGTLAEVPSPATTEPQTPMDADKASIYRHPLFPLLALLFEKCEQSTLSSECITSASFDVDIENFVRNQEKEGKPFFSEDPELDNLMVKAIQVLRIHLLELEKVSDLCKDFCSRYIACLKTKMNSETLLSGEPGSPYSPVQGHAPSLSPTKSQNPSSISGTISPQGQIVVPASALQQGNVTVTAVNPTQVVAGMSSWHTTPPSGGTVYQPVTVVTPQGQVVTQTLSPGTIRVQNNQLQLQFHQDLNLFNHDDNSTKNKRGVLPKHATNVMRSWLFQHIGHPYPTEDEKKQIATQTNLTLLQVNNWFINARRRILQPMLDASSSDTPKTKKKTPQNRPLQRFWPDSIATGGGSQQHVTMPDGTMVTMNVESLHSLTSDGATLAVQQVMLGGHSEDESGDSGDEDDDADMAGLGLDNSDSLQ; encoded by the exons ATGTCCCCGCCCCCTCACGAATATTCATTATCCGAGCGCCCCAGCGTGCCCTTACGTGATGACGCACCGCGACAACTGCGGGTCCCGATTGCTGCAGCCGCTTGTCAGTGTGACGAAGATTGGCACCCAG GTTGGCCACCTGTCCCTGCACACTATAATGCCCCAGTGTTTGCAGCATCTGCAGTGAACGTGATGGCAGCCCAGTCGGTTTCCATAGACAAGTATCCAAAGGGAGAGCAGCAG TTGCAAGGTGTGGTAAAAGTAGACAGTGATTCAGAGCAGAAGTTTGAGGGGACGTTGGCAGAGGTGCCCAGCCCGGCAACAACAGAGCCGCAGACACCCATGGACGCGGACAAAGCCTCCATATATCG ACATCCCCTGTTCCCTCTGTTGGCCCTGCTGTTTGAGAAGTGTGAACAGTCCACACTGAGCTCTGAATGCATTACCTCGGCAAGCTTTGATGTGGACATTGAGAACTTTGTCCGCAATCAGGAGAAAGAGGGCAAACCCTTCTTCAGCGAGGACCCTGAACTCGACAACTTG ATGGTTAAAGCCATCCAGGTGCTGAGGATTCacctgctggagctggagaaggtgAGTGACCTGTGCAAGGACTTCTGTAGCCGCTACATTGCCTGCCTCAAGACGAAGATGAACAGTGAGACATTGCTGAGTGGGGAGCCAGGAAGCCCATATTCCCCTGTACAAGGCCATGCCCCAAGCCTCTCACCCACCAAGTCCCAG AACCCCAGCTCCATCTCAGGGACCATCAGTCCCCAGGGTCAAATTGTGGTTCCAGCGTCAGCCCTACAGCAAGGGAATGTTACTGTGACAGCCGTCAACCCCACCCAGGTGGTCGCAGGTATGTCATCATGGCATACAACCCCTCCTTCAG gtggaaCAGTGTACCAGCCAGTTACAGTTGTAACTCCCCAGGGCCAGGTGGTGACACAGACACTTTCTCCCGGGACAATACGTGTCCAAAACAATCAG CTCCAACTGCAGTTTCACCAGGACTTGAATCTCTTTAATCATGATGACAACTCAACCAAGAACAAGCGTGGCGTTCTACCCAAACATGCCACCAATGTAATGCGCTCATGGCTCTTCCAGCACATTGGG CATCCATATCCAacagaggatgaaaagaaacagataGCTACTCAGACAAACCTGACACTTCTGCAAGTCAACAACTG GTTTATAAATGCACGGAGGCGGATCCTGCAGCCCATGTTGGACGCCAGCTCATCTGACACACCCAAAACCAAGAAGAAAACGCCTCAAAACCGGCCATTGCAGCGCTTCTGGCCTGATTCCATTGCAACTGGAGGAGGCAGCCAGCAGCATGTGACTATGCCAGATG GTACGATGGTGACGATGAATGTGGAAAGTCTACATAGCCTGACATCAGATGGTGCTACACTGGCGGTACAACAGGTGATGCTGGGAGGCCACAGTGAAGACGAGTCAGGAGACAGCGGAGATGAGGACGATGATGCAGACATGGCTGGGCTGGGCCTGGACAACAGCGACTCACTGCAGTAG
- the pknox1.1 gene encoding homeobox protein PKNOX1.1 isoform X5 has translation MTHRDNCGSRLLQPLVSVTKIGTQLQGVVKVDSDSEQKFEGTLAEVPSPATTEPQTPMDADKASIYRHPLFPLLALLFEKCEQSTLSSECITSASFDVDIENFVRNQEKEGKPFFSEDPELDNLMVKAIQVLRIHLLELEKVSDLCKDFCSRYIACLKTKMNSETLLSGEPGSPYSPVQGHAPSLSPTKSQANFARAYSVMQNPSSISGTISPQGQIVVPASALQQGNVTVTAVNPTQVVAGMSSWHTTPPSGGTVYQPVTVVTPQGQVVTQTLSPGTIRVQNNQLQLQFHQDLNLFNHDDNSTKNKRGVLPKHATNVMRSWLFQHIGHPYPTEDEKKQIATQTNLTLLQVNNWFINARRRILQPMLDASSSDTPKTKKKTPQNRPLQRFWPDSIATGGGSQQHVTMPDGTMVTMNVESLHSLTSDGATLAVQQVMLGGHSEDESGDSGDEDDDADMAGLGLDNSDSLQ, from the exons ATGACGCACCGCGACAACTGCGGGTCCCGATTGCTGCAGCCGCTTGTCAGTGTGACGAAGATTGGCACCCAG TTGCAAGGTGTGGTAAAAGTAGACAGTGATTCAGAGCAGAAGTTTGAGGGGACGTTGGCAGAGGTGCCCAGCCCGGCAACAACAGAGCCGCAGACACCCATGGACGCGGACAAAGCCTCCATATATCG ACATCCCCTGTTCCCTCTGTTGGCCCTGCTGTTTGAGAAGTGTGAACAGTCCACACTGAGCTCTGAATGCATTACCTCGGCAAGCTTTGATGTGGACATTGAGAACTTTGTCCGCAATCAGGAGAAAGAGGGCAAACCCTTCTTCAGCGAGGACCCTGAACTCGACAACTTG ATGGTTAAAGCCATCCAGGTGCTGAGGATTCacctgctggagctggagaaggtgAGTGACCTGTGCAAGGACTTCTGTAGCCGCTACATTGCCTGCCTCAAGACGAAGATGAACAGTGAGACATTGCTGAGTGGGGAGCCAGGAAGCCCATATTCCCCTGTACAAGGCCATGCCCCAAGCCTCTCACCCACCAAGTCCCAG GCCAATTTTGCACGTGCATACTCTGTGATGCAGAACCCCAGCTCCATCTCAGGGACCATCAGTCCCCAGGGTCAAATTGTGGTTCCAGCGTCAGCCCTACAGCAAGGGAATGTTACTGTGACAGCCGTCAACCCCACCCAGGTGGTCGCAGGTATGTCATCATGGCATACAACCCCTCCTTCAG gtggaaCAGTGTACCAGCCAGTTACAGTTGTAACTCCCCAGGGCCAGGTGGTGACACAGACACTTTCTCCCGGGACAATACGTGTCCAAAACAATCAG CTCCAACTGCAGTTTCACCAGGACTTGAATCTCTTTAATCATGATGACAACTCAACCAAGAACAAGCGTGGCGTTCTACCCAAACATGCCACCAATGTAATGCGCTCATGGCTCTTCCAGCACATTGGG CATCCATATCCAacagaggatgaaaagaaacagataGCTACTCAGACAAACCTGACACTTCTGCAAGTCAACAACTG GTTTATAAATGCACGGAGGCGGATCCTGCAGCCCATGTTGGACGCCAGCTCATCTGACACACCCAAAACCAAGAAGAAAACGCCTCAAAACCGGCCATTGCAGCGCTTCTGGCCTGATTCCATTGCAACTGGAGGAGGCAGCCAGCAGCATGTGACTATGCCAGATG GTACGATGGTGACGATGAATGTGGAAAGTCTACATAGCCTGACATCAGATGGTGCTACACTGGCGGTACAACAGGTGATGCTGGGAGGCCACAGTGAAGACGAGTCAGGAGACAGCGGAGATGAGGACGATGATGCAGACATGGCTGGGCTGGGCCTGGACAACAGCGACTCACTGCAGTAG
- the pknox1.1 gene encoding homeobox protein PKNOX1.1 isoform X4 produces MICWPPVPAHYNAPVFAASAVNVMAAQSVSIDKYPKGEQQLQGVVKVDSDSEQKFEGTLAEVPSPATTEPQTPMDADKASIYRHPLFPLLALLFEKCEQSTLSSECITSASFDVDIENFVRNQEKEGKPFFSEDPELDNLMVKAIQVLRIHLLELEKVSDLCKDFCSRYIACLKTKMNSETLLSGEPGSPYSPVQGHAPSLSPTKSQNPSSISGTISPQGQIVVPASALQQGNVTVTAVNPTQVVAGMSSWHTTPPSGGTVYQPVTVVTPQGQVVTQTLSPGTIRVQNNQLQLQFHQDLNLFNHDDNSTKNKRGVLPKHATNVMRSWLFQHIGHPYPTEDEKKQIATQTNLTLLQVNNWFINARRRILQPMLDASSSDTPKTKKKTPQNRPLQRFWPDSIATGGGSQQHVTMPDGTMVTMNVESLHSLTSDGATLAVQQVMLGGHSEDESGDSGDEDDDADMAGLGLDNSDSLQ; encoded by the exons ATGATAT GTTGGCCACCTGTCCCTGCACACTATAATGCCCCAGTGTTTGCAGCATCTGCAGTGAACGTGATGGCAGCCCAGTCGGTTTCCATAGACAAGTATCCAAAGGGAGAGCAGCAG TTGCAAGGTGTGGTAAAAGTAGACAGTGATTCAGAGCAGAAGTTTGAGGGGACGTTGGCAGAGGTGCCCAGCCCGGCAACAACAGAGCCGCAGACACCCATGGACGCGGACAAAGCCTCCATATATCG ACATCCCCTGTTCCCTCTGTTGGCCCTGCTGTTTGAGAAGTGTGAACAGTCCACACTGAGCTCTGAATGCATTACCTCGGCAAGCTTTGATGTGGACATTGAGAACTTTGTCCGCAATCAGGAGAAAGAGGGCAAACCCTTCTTCAGCGAGGACCCTGAACTCGACAACTTG ATGGTTAAAGCCATCCAGGTGCTGAGGATTCacctgctggagctggagaaggtgAGTGACCTGTGCAAGGACTTCTGTAGCCGCTACATTGCCTGCCTCAAGACGAAGATGAACAGTGAGACATTGCTGAGTGGGGAGCCAGGAAGCCCATATTCCCCTGTACAAGGCCATGCCCCAAGCCTCTCACCCACCAAGTCCCAG AACCCCAGCTCCATCTCAGGGACCATCAGTCCCCAGGGTCAAATTGTGGTTCCAGCGTCAGCCCTACAGCAAGGGAATGTTACTGTGACAGCCGTCAACCCCACCCAGGTGGTCGCAGGTATGTCATCATGGCATACAACCCCTCCTTCAG gtggaaCAGTGTACCAGCCAGTTACAGTTGTAACTCCCCAGGGCCAGGTGGTGACACAGACACTTTCTCCCGGGACAATACGTGTCCAAAACAATCAG CTCCAACTGCAGTTTCACCAGGACTTGAATCTCTTTAATCATGATGACAACTCAACCAAGAACAAGCGTGGCGTTCTACCCAAACATGCCACCAATGTAATGCGCTCATGGCTCTTCCAGCACATTGGG CATCCATATCCAacagaggatgaaaagaaacagataGCTACTCAGACAAACCTGACACTTCTGCAAGTCAACAACTG GTTTATAAATGCACGGAGGCGGATCCTGCAGCCCATGTTGGACGCCAGCTCATCTGACACACCCAAAACCAAGAAGAAAACGCCTCAAAACCGGCCATTGCAGCGCTTCTGGCCTGATTCCATTGCAACTGGAGGAGGCAGCCAGCAGCATGTGACTATGCCAGATG GTACGATGGTGACGATGAATGTGGAAAGTCTACATAGCCTGACATCAGATGGTGCTACACTGGCGGTACAACAGGTGATGCTGGGAGGCCACAGTGAAGACGAGTCAGGAGACAGCGGAGATGAGGACGATGATGCAGACATGGCTGGGCTGGGCCTGGACAACAGCGACTCACTGCAGTAG
- the pknox1.1 gene encoding homeobox protein PKNOX1.1 isoform X3: MICWPPVPAHYNAPVFAASAVNVMAAQSVSIDKYPKGEQQLQGVVKVDSDSEQKFEGTLAEVPSPATTEPQTPMDADKASIYRHPLFPLLALLFEKCEQSTLSSECITSASFDVDIENFVRNQEKEGKPFFSEDPELDNLMVKAIQVLRIHLLELEKVSDLCKDFCSRYIACLKTKMNSETLLSGEPGSPYSPVQGHAPSLSPTKSQANFARAYSVMQNPSSISGTISPQGQIVVPASALQQGNVTVTAVNPTQVVAGMSSWHTTPPSGGTVYQPVTVVTPQGQVVTQTLSPGTIRVQNNQLQLQFHQDLNLFNHDDNSTKNKRGVLPKHATNVMRSWLFQHIGHPYPTEDEKKQIATQTNLTLLQVNNWFINARRRILQPMLDASSSDTPKTKKKTPQNRPLQRFWPDSIATGGGSQQHVTMPDGTMVTMNVESLHSLTSDGATLAVQQVMLGGHSEDESGDSGDEDDDADMAGLGLDNSDSLQ; encoded by the exons ATGATAT GTTGGCCACCTGTCCCTGCACACTATAATGCCCCAGTGTTTGCAGCATCTGCAGTGAACGTGATGGCAGCCCAGTCGGTTTCCATAGACAAGTATCCAAAGGGAGAGCAGCAG TTGCAAGGTGTGGTAAAAGTAGACAGTGATTCAGAGCAGAAGTTTGAGGGGACGTTGGCAGAGGTGCCCAGCCCGGCAACAACAGAGCCGCAGACACCCATGGACGCGGACAAAGCCTCCATATATCG ACATCCCCTGTTCCCTCTGTTGGCCCTGCTGTTTGAGAAGTGTGAACAGTCCACACTGAGCTCTGAATGCATTACCTCGGCAAGCTTTGATGTGGACATTGAGAACTTTGTCCGCAATCAGGAGAAAGAGGGCAAACCCTTCTTCAGCGAGGACCCTGAACTCGACAACTTG ATGGTTAAAGCCATCCAGGTGCTGAGGATTCacctgctggagctggagaaggtgAGTGACCTGTGCAAGGACTTCTGTAGCCGCTACATTGCCTGCCTCAAGACGAAGATGAACAGTGAGACATTGCTGAGTGGGGAGCCAGGAAGCCCATATTCCCCTGTACAAGGCCATGCCCCAAGCCTCTCACCCACCAAGTCCCAG GCCAATTTTGCACGTGCATACTCTGTGATGCAGAACCCCAGCTCCATCTCAGGGACCATCAGTCCCCAGGGTCAAATTGTGGTTCCAGCGTCAGCCCTACAGCAAGGGAATGTTACTGTGACAGCCGTCAACCCCACCCAGGTGGTCGCAGGTATGTCATCATGGCATACAACCCCTCCTTCAG gtggaaCAGTGTACCAGCCAGTTACAGTTGTAACTCCCCAGGGCCAGGTGGTGACACAGACACTTTCTCCCGGGACAATACGTGTCCAAAACAATCAG CTCCAACTGCAGTTTCACCAGGACTTGAATCTCTTTAATCATGATGACAACTCAACCAAGAACAAGCGTGGCGTTCTACCCAAACATGCCACCAATGTAATGCGCTCATGGCTCTTCCAGCACATTGGG CATCCATATCCAacagaggatgaaaagaaacagataGCTACTCAGACAAACCTGACACTTCTGCAAGTCAACAACTG GTTTATAAATGCACGGAGGCGGATCCTGCAGCCCATGTTGGACGCCAGCTCATCTGACACACCCAAAACCAAGAAGAAAACGCCTCAAAACCGGCCATTGCAGCGCTTCTGGCCTGATTCCATTGCAACTGGAGGAGGCAGCCAGCAGCATGTGACTATGCCAGATG GTACGATGGTGACGATGAATGTGGAAAGTCTACATAGCCTGACATCAGATGGTGCTACACTGGCGGTACAACAGGTGATGCTGGGAGGCCACAGTGAAGACGAGTCAGGAGACAGCGGAGATGAGGACGATGATGCAGACATGGCTGGGCTGGGCCTGGACAACAGCGACTCACTGCAGTAG
- the pknox1.1 gene encoding homeobox protein PKNOX1.1 isoform X8 produces the protein MAAQSVSIDKYPKGEQQLQGVVKVDSDSEQKFEGTLAEVPSPATTEPQTPMDADKASIYRHPLFPLLALLFEKCEQSTLSSECITSASFDVDIENFVRNQEKEGKPFFSEDPELDNLMVKAIQVLRIHLLELEKVSDLCKDFCSRYIACLKTKMNSETLLSGEPGSPYSPVQGHAPSLSPTKSQNPSSISGTISPQGQIVVPASALQQGNVTVTAVNPTQVVAGMSSWHTTPPSGGTVYQPVTVVTPQGQVVTQTLSPGTIRVQNNQLQLQFHQDLNLFNHDDNSTKNKRGVLPKHATNVMRSWLFQHIGHPYPTEDEKKQIATQTNLTLLQVNNWFINARRRILQPMLDASSSDTPKTKKKTPQNRPLQRFWPDSIATGGGSQQHVTMPDGTMVTMNVESLHSLTSDGATLAVQQVMLGGHSEDESGDSGDEDDDADMAGLGLDNSDSLQ, from the exons ATGGCAGCCCAGTCGGTTTCCATAGACAAGTATCCAAAGGGAGAGCAGCAG TTGCAAGGTGTGGTAAAAGTAGACAGTGATTCAGAGCAGAAGTTTGAGGGGACGTTGGCAGAGGTGCCCAGCCCGGCAACAACAGAGCCGCAGACACCCATGGACGCGGACAAAGCCTCCATATATCG ACATCCCCTGTTCCCTCTGTTGGCCCTGCTGTTTGAGAAGTGTGAACAGTCCACACTGAGCTCTGAATGCATTACCTCGGCAAGCTTTGATGTGGACATTGAGAACTTTGTCCGCAATCAGGAGAAAGAGGGCAAACCCTTCTTCAGCGAGGACCCTGAACTCGACAACTTG ATGGTTAAAGCCATCCAGGTGCTGAGGATTCacctgctggagctggagaaggtgAGTGACCTGTGCAAGGACTTCTGTAGCCGCTACATTGCCTGCCTCAAGACGAAGATGAACAGTGAGACATTGCTGAGTGGGGAGCCAGGAAGCCCATATTCCCCTGTACAAGGCCATGCCCCAAGCCTCTCACCCACCAAGTCCCAG AACCCCAGCTCCATCTCAGGGACCATCAGTCCCCAGGGTCAAATTGTGGTTCCAGCGTCAGCCCTACAGCAAGGGAATGTTACTGTGACAGCCGTCAACCCCACCCAGGTGGTCGCAGGTATGTCATCATGGCATACAACCCCTCCTTCAG gtggaaCAGTGTACCAGCCAGTTACAGTTGTAACTCCCCAGGGCCAGGTGGTGACACAGACACTTTCTCCCGGGACAATACGTGTCCAAAACAATCAG CTCCAACTGCAGTTTCACCAGGACTTGAATCTCTTTAATCATGATGACAACTCAACCAAGAACAAGCGTGGCGTTCTACCCAAACATGCCACCAATGTAATGCGCTCATGGCTCTTCCAGCACATTGGG CATCCATATCCAacagaggatgaaaagaaacagataGCTACTCAGACAAACCTGACACTTCTGCAAGTCAACAACTG GTTTATAAATGCACGGAGGCGGATCCTGCAGCCCATGTTGGACGCCAGCTCATCTGACACACCCAAAACCAAGAAGAAAACGCCTCAAAACCGGCCATTGCAGCGCTTCTGGCCTGATTCCATTGCAACTGGAGGAGGCAGCCAGCAGCATGTGACTATGCCAGATG GTACGATGGTGACGATGAATGTGGAAAGTCTACATAGCCTGACATCAGATGGTGCTACACTGGCGGTACAACAGGTGATGCTGGGAGGCCACAGTGAAGACGAGTCAGGAGACAGCGGAGATGAGGACGATGATGCAGACATGGCTGGGCTGGGCCTGGACAACAGCGACTCACTGCAGTAG